The following is a genomic window from Lysinibacillus sp. JNUCC-52.
CGCTAAACGTGTAATGGAATCCTCGACGTCATTTGAGGCTACCATCATTAAATCTGCTAACTCATCGACGATCACAACAATATACGGCAACTTCGGATGCTTTTCTTCTGTTTGCTCATTTACTTTTTGGACATGGCCATTATAGCCTTCAATATTTCGAGTACCCGTATGTGAAAATAAATCATAGCGTCGTTCCATTTCCGATACTACTTTTTTAAGTGCTTGTGACGCTTTTCGAGCATCAGTTACAACTGGCGCTAACAAATGTGGAATCCCGTTATAAACATTCAATTCCACCATTTTAGGGTCAATCATCATCAGTTTCACTTCATGTGGCTTTGTTCGCATTAGTATGGATACCACAATGCCATTTATACACACACTTTTCCCACTGCCCGTTGAACCCGCTACAAGTAAGTGCGGCATTTTATTAAGCTCTGCTAACACGGCTTGTCCAGTAATATCACGGCCAAGCGCTACTTGTAACAATGCATCTGGTTTCGCTCCATCCTTTGATTCCAGCACTTCTCGCAATGTCACAATTGCTACCTCACTATTTGGTACTTCAATACCTATTGCTGATTTACCAGGAATAGGTGCCTCCATACGAATATCCTTCGCTGCAAGTGCTAAAGCTAGGTCGTCCTGAAGGTTAACTATTTTACTTACTTTTACGCCGATATCTGGCAATATTTCATATTTCGTAACTGCAGGTCCTAAATGGACTTGCGTCACTTTTGCCTTTACTCCGAAACTTTGCAATGTTTGCTCTAACTTTTTCGCATTTGCCTGAATTACGGAATATTCACCACTCTGGTCATGCTGAGGAGGCATTTGTAAAAGATTAAATGAGGGAAGCTGATAATCTGCATTTTCTACAGCATCTGCACTGCCAATATGGACGTCATCCATGCTTTCTCCCTCTTCCACTTCCACGTGCTCAGCTATTGGCATCGTCTCTTCTCGTTCATGTGATACATTTTGTGTAAAGGCTGAGATGATGGGCTCATGAGAAATTTCTTCTTCTTCATGTACATCATGGGCATGGTCAACAGCCGCAACTTCGTCGGCCGTACTTTCTGCTCTTGAACGGCGACGTTTTGGTTTCTTTGGCGTATTTTTTTTCTTTTCTTTATGTTTTTTTTGCCATTTCCCAAAAAGTACAGGCATTTTTTCAGCTAAATATGGAACGAGTGCCTTGCCCGTCACTAAAATTAAGCCGATAAAGAAAATAACCCAAGCAACTACTTTCGCACCTGTCGCTTCAAATAATACATGGAGGCCACTAAATAGCAAGGCGCCTACCATTCCGCCACCAAGGGCATCACTGCGATGAATCACACCCTCTGAATTAATTAATATTCGCCACGACTCTCTCAAAACCGACTCAGATAATAAGCCACCTGATTTGGATAATTGCTCAAATAAAATCCCATGACTAAAAATAGTTAAGCTCATGACAATTAACAGCATCCCTAAAATTAGTCGATCCTTCATGCTTACTTTTTTCTGCCCAATCATTAGTAGCAATGCAACAAATATCAGCATAAATGGCACTGCAAAATGTAAATTCCCTAAAAGGAACATGGCAATTGTTTGTAAAATACGTCCAATCATGCCATATTCAAAAATCATAATGACCGCAATTGCGATTAAGATGAGCCCTAAAATTTCGTACATGAGTGGATGCATTTCTTTTTTGTCAGATGTTGGTTTTGATTTTGTTGTTTTTCTTCTTTTACTACTTGCCATCTTTTTCACCTTCTTTTGCAATCCATTCTATATATGTAGCGAATAATATCATGTAGAACCCGATTATTTCAAAAAAAGGATTTTCCACCGTTTTTATCGGCTAGAAAATCCTTTCTCCTTCGCTACTTTTCCATACCTTGCTCTAAAAACAACTTTCACCAGTGGGCAAGACCTTTTTCAAAGGTTACTTGCATAGGTAATGTCGTATTTT
Proteins encoded in this region:
- a CDS encoding FtsK/SpoIIIE family DNA translocase, coding for MASSKRRKTTKSKPTSDKKEMHPLMYEILGLILIAIAVIMIFEYGMIGRILQTIAMFLLGNLHFAVPFMLIFVALLLMIGQKKVSMKDRLILGMLLIVMSLTIFSHGILFEQLSKSGGLLSESVLRESWRILINSEGVIHRSDALGGGMVGALLFSGLHVLFEATGAKVVAWVIFFIGLILVTGKALVPYLAEKMPVLFGKWQKKHKEKKKNTPKKPKRRRSRAESTADEVAAVDHAHDVHEEEEISHEPIISAFTQNVSHEREETMPIAEHVEVEEGESMDDVHIGSADAVENADYQLPSFNLLQMPPQHDQSGEYSVIQANAKKLEQTLQSFGVKAKVTQVHLGPAVTKYEILPDIGVKVSKIVNLQDDLALALAAKDIRMEAPIPGKSAIGIEVPNSEVAIVTLREVLESKDGAKPDALLQVALGRDITGQAVLAELNKMPHLLVAGSTGSGKSVCINGIVVSILMRTKPHEVKLMMIDPKMVELNVYNGIPHLLAPVVTDARKASQALKKVVSEMERRYDLFSHTGTRNIEGYNGHVQKVNEQTEEKHPKLPYIVVIVDELADLMMVASNDVEDSITRLAQMARAAGIHLILATQRPSVDVLTGVIKANIPSRIAFAVSSAIDSRTILDMGGAERLLGRGDMLFLPAGASKPKRVQGAFLSDQEVEAVVDFVIEQQKAQYQEEMIPSEEETILEETDELFDEAVQLVVNMQTASVSMLQRRFRIGYSRAARIVDQMEQRGIVGPPEGSKPRQVLIHQYDN